In a genomic window of Gigantopelta aegis isolate Gae_Host chromosome 9, Gae_host_genome, whole genome shotgun sequence:
- the LOC121380533 gene encoding ecdysone receptor-like, which produces MHGQPLEAFLNAGCTSPAKGKVPTDSDMPPETNFQHTALMERMNTPSNSFQFDLDDVALEEQAGYHMEAKRAKKGVGIAGKSIEEELCRICGDRASGYHYNALSCEGCKGFFRRSVTRGASYNCKYGGNCEMDMWMRRKCQACRLRRCREVGMKEECLLSDEQCKARDARRKAKARTPSSSSGPKSNGPPSISSKKMEPSPDGNSLSSDPDMQLLCDAKYDRRSMSPTSIIYDNPLDKLSESQRSLIEKIISLQEKFEYPDDKDVERVTLINPEDKEASPRSLLSDMVQMTVLITHLIVEFAKCLPGFLSLNKEDQIILLKASSTEVMAIRAARCYDMESRAIVFASGLPCTLENMQATGMGKYAELVYEFCHNMARMKTDNTEYALMIAISIFSERPGLIEQKKVENIQATYVDCLHKYENAKRLRGGSALAKFLTRLSDLRSISAEHSSLLVDLEKYGEKLPSLMTEMYIMPPEGT; this is translated from the exons TACCAACTGACAGCGACATGCCACCAGAAACGAACTTCCAGCACACAGCCCTAATGGAACGAATGAACACCCCGTCCAATTCGTTCCAGTTCGACCTCGATGACGTGGCCCTCGAGGAGCAGGCCGGCTATCACATGGAGGCCAAGAGGGCCAAGAAGGGAGTCGGCATCGCTGGCAAGAGCATCGAGGAGGAGCTCTGTCGGATATGTGGCGACCGCGCCTCCGGCTACCACTACAATGCGCTCAGCTGTGAGGGCTGTAAAG GTTTCTTCCGACGCAGTGTGACGCGAGGAGCCagttataactgtaaatatggGGGGAACTGTGAGATGGATATGTGGATGAGACGCAAGTGTCAGGCATGTCGTCTCCGCAGGTGTCGGGAAGTCGGCATGAAAGAAGAAT GCCTGCTATCTGACGAGCAGTGTAAGGCACGCGATGCCCGCCGTAAAGCCAAGGCTCGGACTCCATCGTCAAGCTCCGGCCCCAAGTCAAACGGCCCTCCCAGCATCAGCTCGAAGAAGATGGAGCCCAGTCCGGACGGCAACAGTCTGTCGTCGGACCCGGACATGCAGCTGCTGTGTGACGCCAAGTACGACCGGCGGTCCATGTCGCCCACGTCGATCATCTACGACAACCCTCTCGACAAGCTGTCCGAGTCGCAGCGCAGTCTCATCGAGAAGATCATCAGTCTCCAAGAGAAGTTCGAGTACCCCGACGACAAGGATGTGGAGCGCGTCACG TTGATCAACCCGGAGGACAAGGAGGCGTCTCCGCGCAGTCTGCTGTCCGACATGGTCCAGATGACCGTCCTCATCACGCACCTCATCGTCGAGTTCGCCAAGTGTCTCCCCGGCTTCCTCTCACTCAATAAGGAGGACCAAATCATTCTACTTAAG GCGTCGTCAACAGAGGTGATGGCAATCCGTGCTGCTCGTTGTTACGACATGGAGAGTCGCGCCATCGTGTTCGCGAGCGGTCTGCCCTGCACCCTGGAGAACATGCAGGCGACGGGTATGGGGAAGTACGCGGAGCTGGTGTACGAGTTCTGTCACAACATGGCGCGAATGAAGACCGACAACACGGAGTACGCCCTCATGATCGCCATCTCCATCTTCTCAG agcGACCTGGTCTAATAGAACAGAAGAAAGTAGAAAACATTCAGGCCACGTACGTAGACTGTCTTCACAAATACGAAAACGCCAAACGGCTGCGTGGGGGGAGTGCACTGGCCAAGTTCCTAACTCGACTGTCGGACTTGCGGTCGATCAGTGCCGAGCACTCGAGTTTGTTGGTTGACCTCGAGAAGTATGGAGAGAAGCTGCCGTCACTAATGACCGAGATGTACATTATGCCTCCAGAAGGCACATAA